The nucleotide sequence AGCGGACTTCGTGCAGCTCTCCGGGACCAAGGTGCGGGAGATGCTGGCGGCGGGACAAGCCCTACCGCAGGAGTTCGCGCGCCCCGAGGTCGCGGCGATTTTAATGCGCTATTACCAAGCCGAAGCGTCGCGGGATTAATTTTGGAAGCCCCATTGCTAAGGTCCCCGCGTTCCGCGTCACCAGGTAGTCGACCCCGATTTGAAGGCCGGCGGCGGCCTGGACGCGGAAGAGCCTCAAAAACTAACCGCTACGGTTCCGGCATTCAGAGGTTCGTCAAAGCGGCTGCGGCTACCAGCCTAGGTTCCTGGGCGCCATAAACCAGGACAAGATCGCGGTCATACCAATCACCAATTACAATACGGCGGGCGCTCTGGCCTTGGATCTCAAGACGATGAATCGCCGGACGGTGGGTGTGGCCGTGGATAAGCTGGCGCACGCCATAGTCGATCATGGTTTGGGATACCGTTGCCGGGTCGACATCCATGATCACGGCCTCTTTTTGGCGGGTCGCCGCACGGCTGCCCTCCCTCAGGTTACTCGCGATGGCCGCCCGTTCCGCGAGCGGTTTTAGCAAAAACCCTTGTATCCAACGCGGATCGCGCACCTGCTTCCGGAATGCTTGGTAGTCGATATCTTGCGTACACAACGTATCCCCATGCATTAATAAGGTTTTCTCGCCGTAGAGATCCACGATAAACGGGTCGGGGAGCAGTGTGCCGCCGCTGCGGGCCTCGAACTCGGGACCCATGAGAAAATCGCGGTTGCCGTGCATCAGGTACAGCGGCTTTCCTGCCGCGGCGTAGTGCGCGAGCGCTTCTACGACTTGATCATGGGGCGAGGTCGTGTCGTCATCGCCGATCCACGCTTCAAAAAGATCGCCGAGGATATAGAGTGCGTCGGCGTCACGGGCAGGTCCGCTTAAGAGGTGGTAAAACAGCGCTCGCTTTTCCGGGCGCTCGGGGCTGAGATGTAAATCGGAAATGAAGAGCGTCGCCATGATGGTGCCGTGCGAAGAAAACGCCCGTGTCGCTGCTTGGTTAGTATACCTTTTTTCGGGTACCATCCAACGCAATGACCGGGGAAAAGATCACTACCCGCTTTGCGCCAAGCCCCACCGGTCTCTTGCATTTAGGAAACGTGCGCACGGCGCTGTTTAATTGGCTTTTCGCCCGCAAGGTGCAAGGCGCCTTTCTCCTGCGCATCGAGGACACCGATCGGGCACGCGAAAGTGATTCCGCCCTTGACACCCTGATCGAAGATCTGATCTGGTTGGGGCTACAGTGGGATGAGGGTTTCGGCGCTGGCGGGTCCGGGGGGCCTTATCGGCAGTCGGAACGCACGGCCCTCTATGCGCGGTACTACGAGCAACTCCAAGAGCATGGCCTGGCCTATCCCTGTTTTTGCTCGCCCGGCGAGCTGGCGCTCGCACGCAAGGCCCAGCTCGCCGCGGGTCGAGCGCCCCGCTACCCCGGGACCTGCGCCCGCTTGACACCGGAAGCCGTTACGCGGTTTAGGGCGCAAGGGCAGCAGCCCTCGTTGCGGTTTCGGGTGCCGGCGGGCGCGACGATCGACTTCGACGACTCGGTGAGGGGTGCTCAGTCCTTTCGCAACGACGACGTCGGCGATTTCGTGATCCGGCGATCCGACGGCAGCGCCGCGTTCTTTTTTTGTAACGCCATCGATGACGCCTTGATGGGCGTGACCGATGTCGTACGCGGCGAGGACCACTTGAGCAACACGCCGCGGCAGATCCTGATCCTCGATGCCCTGGCACTCCGGATCCCGCGTTATGGCCATATCGCCTTGGTCCTCGATGAGGCCGGCCAGCCCTTATCGAAGCGTGCCGGGAGCCTGCCGGTGCATGCGCTCCGGGAGCGCGGTTATCTTCCGGACGCCATCAACAACGCATTAGCGCGCCTCGGCCACACCTATGAAGATCCGGGTTTCTTGGAGATCGAGGAGCTGATCGGCGGCTTCTCCTTGTCCCGGCTGAGCCGCGCGCCGGCGCGTTTCAGCCCCGCGCAGTTGGATTTTTGGCAGCGCGAAACCCTGCATCGAACGCCCGCGGACGATCTTTGGAATTGGATGGGAGAACCGCTGCGGGATCTCGTTCCCGAGGCGGCTCGACAGATGTTTATCGAGGCGATCCGGGTAAATGTACTCCTGCCCGAGGATGCGCTCGCCTGGGCCAACATTATTTATCGAGGTCCGGCCGAGTTCTCGCAGCCGGCGTCCCAGGCGATCGCTGACGCGAAGCCTGGGTATTTTCGCGCCGCATCGGAAGCCTTGGCGCGTCATCCGGACGACTTTCAGAGGTTTATAGCCACGCTCAAGGCGAATGTCGCGGAGAGCGGAAAACGTTTGTTCCTGCCGCTGCGAGCGGCGCTTACCGGGCGCGTCGATGGGCCGGAGCTGGCGGCACTTTATGGGCTGCTCGGGGCGGAGCGGCTGCGCGCAAGGTTTCAGAGTCATCTACGTTAAAGAAGATCCTGTGCTGGTAATCTATAACACGCTTACCGGCCGGAAGGAGGAATTCCGGCCCCTGGTCCCGGGAAAGGTCGGTATGTACGTCTGCGGGATGACCGTCTACGACTATTGCCATCTGGGCCACGCGCGCATGATAGTGGTATTCGATATCGTTGTGCGATACCTCCGCGCACGGGGATATGAAGTGACTTACGTGCGCAATATCACCGATGTCGACGACAAGATCATCAAACGCGCCCGCGAACAGAATGAACCGATCGATGCCGTTACCACGCGCTTCATCGCGTTCATGAACGAGGACGCGGCCGCCTTGGGCGTCATCAAGCCCGATGTCGAGCCGCGCGCGACCCAACACATCGAGGAGATGTTGCGGATGATCGAGCGCTTACTGGCGCGCGGGCACGCCTACCAGGCCGCCAACGGCGGCATCTACTATGACGTGAGTAGTTTTAAGAGTTACGGCCGACTTTCCGGAAAGCGGGTAGAGGATCTACGCGCCGGTGCGCGGGTGGAAGTCGACGAGGCCAAGGACGATCCCCTGGATTTCGTGCTTTGGAAGCGCGCTAAGGACGGCGAACCGTCGTGGGGATCCCCGTGGGGACCTGGGCGTCCGGGCTGGCATATCGAGTGCTCGGCGATGTCCACCGAGTGTTTAGGCGAGCATTTCGATATTCACGGCGGCGGCCAGGATCTGCAATTTCCCCATCACGAAAACGAAATCGCGCAGTCGGAAGGCGCCACCGGACAGCCCTTCGTCAACGTGTGGATGCATAACGGCTTCGTACGCGTCGATGAGGAGAAAATGTCGAAATCTCTCGGAAATTTCTTCACCGTGCGCGAGGTCTTGGCGAGATATCACCCGGAAGAAGTGCGTTACTTTATTTTATCCAGCCATTATCGAAGTCCCTTGAATTACTCCGAAGAGAACCTCGACCATGCCCGTAACGCGCTGACCCGCTTGTACTTGGCGCTGCGCGAGCTCCCGGTCGCGGAGTACCGCCCCGCCAATCCCTACGAAGAGCGCTTCCGGGCGGCCATGGACGATGATTTCAATACGCGCGAGGCCATAGCCGTGTTATCCGACGTAGTGGGTGATATCAACACGTACCGGCGGGATGCGGCCCCCGCTCAAGCGGCCGATGCCGGGGCGGCGCTGCGTCATTTGGCCGGGGTGATAGGGCTCTTGGGCTCGGATCCCGAGCTTTATTTAAAACGGGGCCCGGCCGGGACGAAGGTGGTTAATGCCTCTTTCGCGATGCCGGTCGCTTTTGGCGCCACACTTGCCGACGAAGACATCGAGCGCTTGTTGGAGCAACGGGCCGCGGCGCGGAACCGCCAGGACTGGGCGGAATCGGATCGGATCCGGGCTTGCCTGGCCGATCGAGGAGTAATTCTGGAGGATAGCGCCACGGGAACCCGGTGGCGGCGGGTGTGATTTCCTACCCATCAGCGCGATCACGGCCCCTTCACTTTGGCCAATGAGGCCGATTCGCCGGTGGTCCAGTTCCGGAAGACGTCGCATCCAGTGCAGGACATTACGCGCATCGGCGAGGAGGTCAAAGAGCCCGGTGCGGTTAAACTCCCCAGTACTCTTCCCACACCCCCGTTGTGGGCCAGATCCAGATCGGCCATCTCTCGTCTGGGGCAGCCACCACCGATGAGCAGGCACGCCGGGAAGGAGGTCCCCACCTCAGGCAGGGTGGGGGTGCCCCAGAGGCGGTCGCCGTTCGAGTCCAGGCATTCTTCTCGTTCCATCCGCTACCTCGCGATCATGAAGCTGCTATCCTAGGGACAGACACCCGGCCGGTAGTGGCGATGAAGCATAACCGAAGAAAACGGTGGGGGGATAGGCAAGCGCGTTCGGCTGCCGCTAGCGTACTCCTGGAGTCAAGGGGAAACACGCCGTCCAGCGTGCGCACGGATCGGTCAGTGAGATGACCTTGAGGGCCGCTCGGGTTATTTTCTTCGAGTGCCGCCAGATACTCCCGGACCGCTCGCGTCGAGCACGTCTCACTCTTCCAGTCGATGAGTTCACCGCCGGGTCGGCCACGCTGGCGGCTCGCATCGATGCCTCCCGCCAGCCTGGCCAGATTCGAGAGCCCCAGGCCCAGAGAAAGCGGTCCATAGGGCGAAACGGCCGGGGTTGACACCGCTTATAAACGTTGAGCTGGTGCCGAAGCATTGCGTTCTCCATCTGTAGTGCTGCGCGAGAACGAAAGCAGGCTGTCAGGAACGCGAGAAAGGTGCGGACAAGGGTAGACATCATGGATAGCGTTAGGGTGTCGAGGATTCGTTGTCACCCCACATCCAAATGCCTTCGCCGAGCTAGATCTGGGGCTTAATTAGCTACATATGGATTTTCGGGAAGCATAGGCCGTCTCGTCGGTAAATTAGGGATTAAATGTGAAGCCGAGTTTGGTAAAGAATTCCACAGACTTGTTGTGGTTCTTCACCGGCAGGTCCACGAAAATTTCAGTGGCCATGTTTTCTCCTTTGGTCTGTCTATGGCCGTCGCTTATGCCTCGGTGAGAGCCTTTCAGGCTAGCAAGACCGGCCTCAAACTCCTTGCCGATCATCTTGCCCATGTTGAAAAAGAGATGCATGACCTTCGCAAGATAGGGCTGGGGACCGTAGATGGCCCAGGTGACGGTTGTGGAGTCTCCCTGGGGCTCCAGCGTGAACTCGGCGGTGTTGTGGGCCTCGAACGGCTCGATGAAGTGCATCGCGAACACCACCTTGTGAGGGGGAGATGATTCCGTGATCTCCATGCGCCCCTTGCCGATCTCCTTGTTGCCGTCCCACTCATACACGGCGCCCTTGCCGCTTGGAGCACCGCTGTGGGTTCTCTTCATCGCGGGGTCTTTTTTCTCCCAGGGCGACCAGACGGCGTGATTGTGCAGGTCGTTGACGAGGGGGAAGATCTTCTCCGGCGGCGCCTTCATGCTCAGCGAGCGCTCGACGCGGAAAGTGTCCGGCTTGGTCGCCGCATAGATGAGAACCGCAGTAGCCGCCAAGTATCTCTTTCGTCTCGATGAAGGGCCCGTCAGTCACCTTGGGCTTGCCACTGGAGAACGAGACGCGCGCGCCCATCGAGAGCGGGTGCAGGCCATCGAGCGAGAGCAGCACGCCGGCCTTCTGTAGGGCTTCGTTGTACTTCATCATCGCTTCAACGGCCTTGGCGTCTGGCATGGTACCCGGCGCCGCCTTCTCGTACCCCTTAGGGATCATCAGCATCATGAATCGCATCGTCATATCTCCATTAAGGTTTGGGATTGCCAGCGGGTTTCCGGATGGACTCTGAAAACCCGTCTCTCTACTTATTAGTCGAACGAGAGCGGCGAAATCGACACTTTCAAGTTCGAGAGGTCTTAGCCGTCCTTGAGTGCCTCGACCCGGATGCGGAGGTAAACCTTGCCCATTTCACCCTCGCCGTCTGTTGACCGACATGACTTGCTTCTCCTGGGTTGGGTTCGACAGGACGATAGGGTGCCGGAGTTCTCAACCGTAGGTGGGCTTCTGGGGCCAGCCCGGCGGCGAGTCCTCGAAGTCCTCCTGCCGGCCGTATGGGGTCCGATCGAGCAGGCTATAAGCGTCGGTAAGTCCTTCGCAGCCTCGCGCAAAGGTCGAGTAGGTGTGGAAGATGTCGTCGTTGACGCGGAAGAAGGCGCTCAGGCCGTGTGACTCACCTGACATGAAATAGGGCTCCTGCGTCCGCTGCTCAAGCTCCGCCTTGTCCCGGTAGTTGTACTCGGGAGGGGCGATGGATTCGTCCAGGGTCACGTGGAAGTCGTAGTTGAAGGGGCTGCCGTAAGACGAAACCCACAGCAGGTTCCAGCCCCTGAGTGCCTTGTATGCTTCGAGCTTGGCCAGCGGCGCACGAGAGATAAGTACGAATGTCGTGTTGCGGGCCCGCAGCATCGACAGATCGCCCAACGCGTCCACAAAGCCCGGGCAGCCTTTGTCCCAGCCCGGGTCGAACATGAAGTGGTACACGATGAGTTGACGGCGGCCCTCGAACAGGTCGAGCAGTCGCACCTTGCCGCTGGCGCGCTCGAATACGTAGTCCTTGTCCAGGCGAACCATCGGCAGCCTGCGACGTTCCGCATTGACTGCGTCCAAGTGACGGGTGTGCTCTTTCTCCTTCGCGAGGAGTTGCCTGCGCGCAGCGAGCCATTCGTCCCGCGACACGATTTTTGGATGTGGAACATTCGTTTCGGTCATGGTGATCTCTCTTTAAGGTTTTTCTGTAGGGTTGTTGCGCTCAGGGGGACTTTCGCCGGTGTCGACCATTCGATAAGTGAGTTCTGGCATGTGCTGAATCTTCCAGCCGAAAATCTTCGCGTAGAAGCTCGATACCTTTTCCGGGTCTTTCGACCACAATTCCCGCGAACAACAGGCTTACGCATCGCGACCTCCTATGTCAGCGTTTCAAGTTGGTTGCGAATGATTTGTTTAGCCCTGACGCTTGTGCGTTTTTTTGCCCTGAACCAGTTCAGGGCGAGCACGGCCCGCCCGCCCGCGGAGGTGCCGCCGGCGGCGATCAGCGCAATGGATGTCATGCAGGCTGGACACATCTAACTTCACCTCCAACTGTGCTTACCCGTAGCGCCTGTCCTGCCTGAGCTCTTCCTCGATCGGCCGCACCTCGATAGTGCCAAGGCGTGCCGACGGCCATCTCGACGCCACCTGGATGGCCTCGTTCAGGTCCCTGGCTTCGACAGGAAGAACCCGCCCAGCTGCTCCTTCGTCTCGGCGAAGGGGCCGTCGGTCACCGACAGCTTGCCGCTTCGAATCTGCAGGGTCGCGGCGGTCCGGGCGCTTTGCAGGGCCTGCGTGACAATCAAGTGACCGCTCTTCCGCAGCGCCTCGACGTAGGCCACGGTCTCGCGCCTGAGGGCGTCCCACTCGCTCCGGGACAGGGCGGTGAGCTTCTTCTCTTCCTCGTAGGCCAGGCACAGGTACTTCATTGCATGCTCCAGATCGGTGGTCGGGTTCGGCCTGCCTTATTGCGGTGTAGAACTCCGCCAATCCAGGCACAGGGCAAGGTGGTTAGCACGAGCGCGACCGAGTACCAGTTCGGGCCAAAGTCCCACATGGCGATTGCGCCGGCCACGATCAGTACGAGCCCTACAACCCCTAAGGCCAACGCGTGATGCATCGGAGCGCGAGGCGCGAACCTTGCGGCGATGTAGCTTCCAACGACGCCGTAGGTGGCTGCCTTTTCTTTGACCAGGAGTTTATCTCGCGCCGATTGCCACTCCGCTTGCGACACGACCTGCGGAAGGTTGTTTTCATGCTTACTCATTGTGCTTTCTCCTTTTGACTGCTACTTGAACTCAGGGAAATCGCCTTCAGTCCGTTTTTCGACCGAATCAGTTTCGTCACCAAGATGGCGGTTACCCCGCCCGTCGAGGTTGCGCCGACGAACATCAGCGCTGCGGTAGTGAGGCATGCAGGACACATGTGCTTCTCCTTTCGCTCATTCGAGCCTGACTTATGGGTGCTTGCTTGGAAGCCTGTCACGCATTGGCTATCATTTCGAAGCCGCCATAGATCAGCCGAGCGGCGTCAAATGGCATCGGAT is from Pseudomonadota bacterium and encodes:
- the gltX gene encoding glutamate--tRNA ligase, with the protein product MTGEKITTRFAPSPTGLLHLGNVRTALFNWLFARKVQGAFLLRIEDTDRARESDSALDTLIEDLIWLGLQWDEGFGAGGSGGPYRQSERTALYARYYEQLQEHGLAYPCFCSPGELALARKAQLAAGRAPRYPGTCARLTPEAVTRFRAQGQQPSLRFRVPAGATIDFDDSVRGAQSFRNDDVGDFVIRRSDGSAAFFFCNAIDDALMGVTDVVRGEDHLSNTPRQILILDALALRIPRYGHIALVLDEAGQPLSKRAGSLPVHALRERGYLPDAINNALARLGHTYEDPGFLEIEELIGGFSLSRLSRAPARFSPAQLDFWQRETLHRTPADDLWNWMGEPLRDLVPEAARQMFIEAIRVNVLLPEDALAWANIIYRGPAEFSQPASQAIADAKPGYFRAASEALARHPDDFQRFIATLKANVAESGKRLFLPLRAALTGRVDGPELAALYGLLGAERLRARFQSHLR
- a CDS encoding UDP-2,3-diacylglucosamine diphosphatase; its protein translation is MATLFISDLHLSPERPEKRALFYHLLSGPARDADALYILGDLFEAWIGDDDTTSPHDQVVEALAHYAAAGKPLYLMHGNRDFLMGPEFEARSGGTLLPDPFIVDLYGEKTLLMHGDTLCTQDIDYQAFRKQVRDPRWIQGFLLKPLAERAAIASNLREGSRAATRQKEAVIMDVDPATVSQTMIDYGVRQLIHGHTHRPAIHRLEIQGQSARRIVIGDWYDRDLVLVYGAQEPRLVAAAALTNL
- the cysS gene encoding cysteine--tRNA ligase, translating into MLVIYNTLTGRKEEFRPLVPGKVGMYVCGMTVYDYCHLGHARMIVVFDIVVRYLRARGYEVTYVRNITDVDDKIIKRAREQNEPIDAVTTRFIAFMNEDAAALGVIKPDVEPRATQHIEEMLRMIERLLARGHAYQAANGGIYYDVSSFKSYGRLSGKRVEDLRAGARVEVDEAKDDPLDFVLWKRAKDGEPSWGSPWGPGRPGWHIECSAMSTECLGEHFDIHGGGQDLQFPHHENEIAQSEGATGQPFVNVWMHNGFVRVDEEKMSKSLGNFFTVREVLARYHPEEVRYFILSSHYRSPLNYSEENLDHARNALTRLYLALRELPVAEYRPANPYEERFRAAMDDDFNTREAIAVLSDVVGDINTYRRDAAPAQAADAGAALRHLAGVIGLLGSDPELYLKRGPAGTKVVNASFAMPVAFGATLADEDIERLLEQRAAARNRQDWAESDRIRACLADRGVILEDSATGTRWRRV
- a CDS encoding DUF899 domain-containing protein; translated protein: MSKHENNLPQVVSQAEWQSARDKLLVKEKAATYGVVGSYIAARFAPRAPMHHALALGVVGLVLIVAGAIAMWDFGPNWYSVALVLTTLPCAWIGGVLHRNKAGRTRPPIWSMQ
- a CDS encoding DUF899 domain-containing protein — encoded protein: MTETNVPHPKIVSRDEWLAARRQLLAKEKEHTRHLDAVNAERRRLPMVRLDKDYVFERASGKVRLLDLFEGRRQLIVYHFMFDPGWDKGCPGFVDALGDLSMLRARNTTFVLISRAPLAKLEAYKALRGWNLLWVSSYGSPFNYDFHVTLDESIAPPEYNYRDKAELEQRTQEPYFMSGESHGLSAFFRVNDDIFHTYSTFARGCEGLTDAYSLLDRTPYGRQEDFEDSPPGWPQKPTYG